CGCTTGCAAATCGGGATGTTTATAGTCTACACCCGAATCGATAACGGCTACTTTTACATCATGATTGCCAGCTAATGCTAGTGCTTTATCAATTTCCAGTAGCTGCAAATGATACATATCTTTTTTCTTTGGATCTACAATAGTGTTAAAGGAATGATATTTGTAGCTTGGGGATACACTTTTTACACCTTTTTGCTTGGCGTAGTAGGAAACAACCTCTGTTAACGATTGTCCCTTTTTAAGTTGGATTACATCGTAACCTAATGAAGGAATGGAGCGAATAACTTTTGCACCTATTTTACTATGTACGTTCTTAGCAAGACCCGAATGTTTCACGATAATCGTATTATCACTAATCCATTCGTTTCCTCCTGTTTGTTGCTTGAACTGCTTCGCTCCTTGTTTGTTGTTGCTAGCGAGCATAGTTTTCACTGATTCTGGGTTCTGTGGTGCTTCAGCAAAGGCAGAAGCAGCAGGAACCAGTAAGGCAGAACATGCTACGACAGCGATTGATTTCATCACCCAGTTTTTCAATTGTTATTACCTCCTTAAAAAATTATAAACTACAATATTTATAACGGATGGTAAAGAGAAAGGTTTCATACCACAATAAAATTTTTTTACAAGTTTTTTTGTTATAACTAGTATATTGTTTTATAAATGAAAGTTTTATAGGTTTTTTCGCATGAGTTGTTCATCGGTCTTTTGCGGAGTGAAAGACGGAGGAATATTAATCGTCCCGTATGTAACGGTGGGTGTTTGACAACAACACGGTTCGTTGCATACGGGATATGGCAAGGTTGGTAGATATTCATAGATGAGGGTGGTGGCTACTAGATTTGTTCCTTAAGAAGGAGTGTATGGCGACAACTAGCATCTAGTACTCGTTATGCTCGATACGTACTTAAAGTTGTTCAATAAGTTTGTGTAAATCTTTTTTGGAACGAGGCATTGCTATATTGTCGCCCAATAGTTTTTTTGTTTGTAAGGCAAGCGTCATTTCAAATACCCATGGTCGTTCAAGGTGGGCTTTTTCAAGCAATTCCTCTTGGTAGAACATGTCGATTGGATCCCCATTATAAATGATTTTCCCTGCCTCCATCACGATTATTTGATCCGCCCATTCATAGGCTAAAGCGATATCATGTGTCGCTAATAAAAACGTACGTTGCCCATCTTCTAATTTAGCTAAGTACTGTAATAATTGTGCCGCATAATAAGTATCTAGCCCAGCAGTCGGTTCATCTAATAGTAAGACGGAAGGTTCCATTGCGAGCACACCAGCCATGGCAACACGTTTCTTTTGTCCGACGCTTAAAAAGTGAATAGGCTTATCAAGCAATGCTTCAACCTCTGTTTGCGCAACAGCCCACGCGATTTTTTCTTCAATTTTTTCGTTTGACCAGCCAAGATTTAATGGCCCGAAAGCTATGTCTTGCTTGACGGTACCAGAAAAAAGTTGATTGTCCGCATCTTGGAAGACGATGCCAACTTGTTGTCGTAATGTTGCTAATGCTTTTCTAGAATAGCTAAGCGTTTCGTTACAAAAAGAAATAGTGCCAGCTGTCGGTTTTAAAATACCATTTAAATGCTGAAATAACGTAGATTTACCTGCGCCATTGTGACCAAGCAGGGCAATTTTTTTTCCCTTTGGTATTTGCAAAGTAATATCTGTTAAAGCTTTAGTGCCGTCTGCATAAGCATAAGATAAATGTTGAAGATCAAAATAAAGCTCAGTCATGAGAAATACCTCCATAGATAATGAGGGATACGAAAATAATAACAATGCCTAACCAGTTTTTCTTGTTGTAGCTACTACTTTCTTGCCAATAGACAGCTTCGCCACCGCGTGCCTGCATCGCATTATTTAGTTCGCGACTGCGTTGGAACATTTCGGCAAACAGTGCTGCAATAAGCATGGAAATCGACCGAAGCCATTGCATTGGTGATTGATAACCAAGACGTGCTTGTTGTGCAAGATGAATTTTTTGCATGCTGTTCAAAAAGATAAAAATAAAACGGTATGTTAGCTCTACCAACTCTACAAATAAAGCTGGCAACCGCCATTGCCGTAAGACATAACAAATGGATTGTACGGAAGTCGTTAAAATTAAAAAATATAAACAACTAATACTGCCCAAAACGGTGAAAAACAGGTGCCGCGCTGTTATCAAGCTGTCATTTCCTATAAAAATGGTCCACTGGCTTAGCGAAAATGTCCATAGATGCGCCGGCAAAATACTAGCAGCAGGTGCAATCGAAATCAAAATAGATAGTAAACTGGAGAGCAAGAAAAAACTCGGTAAAAGCAGGAGTTTTGCATAATATTGTAAAGGAATTTTTGCGCCTAAAATGATAAAAGCACTCATTACAAGAAATGTAATGAGTGAAATTTGTTCATCTCTCATGATAAGCGACAATAGCAACAACCCAAGGGAGAACGTCATTTTTTCTAACGGATGAACGGACGCTAGTTTATTCATATAAGCATACTTATCAATGAGTAACATCGTTTAACCTTCTTTATGCTTACCGCGCATATAGCCCACGAAATAGCCAATAAAACCAGCGCCAATAGCGGCTTGTAAGACGAATAATAGACTTTCAATTTCACCACTTGGTGGCTCCCATAAGCTTTCAAACCATGGTTCGTATTCTTTGTTTATTTCACCAATGGCTGCTTCAGCTTCACCGTCAGCACCGCCGAATTCAGCGCCTTTTTGGATGAATAGAGGGATGATTGCTAAAAATATCACAATAGCTAATAACAGTAAATTTTTCTTCATGTTAATGTGCCTCCTTTGCAGAGAAAACACGTAAAGCTTTTAATTCGCTTACATTGTATTTTTTTAAGAAATTCATCACAATGACAGTTAAAATCCCTTCACTAATCGCTAGAGGAATTTGTGTTAACGCGAAAATCCCTGCGAATTTCGTGAATGAAGCCATAAAGCCTCCCACTTCTGAAGGGAAGGCAAGTGCAAGTTGAACGGATGTGACAACATATGTACCCAAATCCCCAAGCATTGCTGCAAAAAAGACAGCGAGAGAAAAGGATAGACCGATTTTTTGAGCACCTTTAAAAACAGCATACGCAATCATTGGTCCTACAATCGCCATGGAAAAAGCATTTGCGCCAAGAGTGGTAATGCCACCATGCGCTAATAGTAACGATTGGAATAATAAGACGATTGTCCCAATCACACTCATTGCTAATGGGCCAAACAGGACTGTGCCAAGTCCAACACCAGTAGGGTGTGAGCAACTGCCCGTAACAGATGGAATCTTTAATGCAGATAACACGAATGCAAATGCCCCTGATAGCCCTAATAT
This genomic interval from Lysinibacillus sphaericus contains the following:
- a CDS encoding energy-coupling factor ABC transporter ATP-binding protein yields the protein MTELYFDLQHLSYAYADGTKALTDITLQIPKGKKIALLGHNGAGKSTLFQHLNGILKPTAGTISFCNETLSYSRKALATLRQQVGIVFQDADNQLFSGTVKQDIAFGPLNLGWSNEKIEEKIAWAVAQTEVEALLDKPIHFLSVGQKKRVAMAGVLAMEPSVLLLDEPTAGLDTYYAAQLLQYLAKLEDGQRTFLLATHDIALAYEWADQIIVMEAGKIIYNGDPIDMFYQEELLEKAHLERPWVFEMTLALQTKKLLGDNIAMPRSKKDLHKLIEQL
- a CDS encoding energy-coupling factor ABC transporter substrate-binding protein, with translation MKKNLLLLAIVIFLAIIPLFIQKGAEFGGADGEAEAAIGEINKEYEPWFESLWEPPSGEIESLLFVLQAAIGAGFIGYFVGYMRGKHKEG
- a CDS encoding energy-coupling factor ABC transporter permease → MKLSFWKLSYFLLAFLLVPKRAFAMHIMEGFLPIEWAIFWWIISIPFIILGLRSIRKTIDENPETKMILGLSGAFAFVLSALKIPSVTGSCSHPTGVGLGTVLFGPLAMSVIGTIVLLFQSLLLAHGGITTLGANAFSMAIVGPMIAYAVFKGAQKIGLSFSLAVFFAAMLGDLGTYVVTSVQLALAFPSEVGGFMASFTKFAGIFALTQIPLAISEGILTVIVMNFLKKYNVSELKALRVFSAKEAH
- the cbiQ gene encoding cobalt ECF transporter T component CbiQ gives rise to the protein MLLIDKYAYMNKLASVHPLEKMTFSLGLLLLSLIMRDEQISLITFLVMSAFIILGAKIPLQYYAKLLLLPSFFLLSSLLSILISIAPAASILPAHLWTFSLSQWTIFIGNDSLITARHLFFTVLGSISCLYFLILTTSVQSICYVLRQWRLPALFVELVELTYRFIFIFLNSMQKIHLAQQARLGYQSPMQWLRSISMLIAALFAEMFQRSRELNNAMQARGGEAVYWQESSSYNKKNWLGIVIIFVSLIIYGGISHD